In one Choloepus didactylus isolate mChoDid1 chromosome 1, mChoDid1.pri, whole genome shotgun sequence genomic region, the following are encoded:
- the LOC119507439 gene encoding proteasome maturation protein-like produces the protein MNARGLGSQLKDSIPVTELSASGPFETQDLLKKGLPCVKNELLPSHPPELSENNFQLNQDKMNFSTLRTIQGLFAPLKSQMEFKAVQQAQWLLFFLSSNFLLDSLKGNDETIGFEDILNDLLQKEVMGEPHLIVEYKLGLL, from the coding sequence ATGAATGCCAGAGGACTTGGATCTCAGCTAAAGGACAGTATTCCAGTTACTGAACTTTCAGCAAGTGGCCCTTTTGAAACTCAAGATCTTCTTAAGAAAGGACTTCCTTGTGTGAAAAATGAACTTTTGCCCAGTCATCCTCCTGAATTGTCAGAAAATAATTTCCAGCTCAACcaagataaaatgaatttttccaCACTGAGAACCATCCAGGGTCTGTTTGCTCCACTAAAATCACAGATGGAATTCAAGGCAGTGCAGCAGGCTCAGTGGCTTCTATTTTTTCTGAGCTCAAACTTTTTACTGGATAGTTTGAAGGGTAATGATGAGACTATTGGATTTGAAGATATTCTTAATGATCTATTACAAAAGGAAGTAATGGGAGAACCACACTTGATAGTTGAATATAAACTTGGTTTACTGTAA